In the Burkholderia cenocepacia genome, one interval contains:
- the asnB gene encoding asparagine synthase (glutamine-hydrolyzing), whose amino-acid sequence MCGIDGFLNSVAFDEETARGTLARMTASLAHRGPDGQGIWVDPDAGIALGHRRLAIVDLSVHGRQPMASACGRYVLVFNGEIYNHRELRAELERAGRAPAWRGHSDSEVLIAAIVAWGVEATLRRATGMFAFALWNRASRVLTLARDRIGEKPLYYGRIGDALVFASELKALRGYPGFDGTVDRDALCLYLRQSSVPAPYTIYRGIRKLPPGTYIQFEHARDTPRLRAYWTLEQAIEAGRAQPFEGSADEAVGQLDTILRQAVARQMEADVPLGAFLSGGIDSSAIVALMQAQSATPVDTFTIGFHEAGYDEAGYAKAVARHLGTRHTELYVTADHALGVVPKLPSIYDEPFSDASQIPTFLVSELTRRHVKVSLSGDGGDELFGGYTRYFLTPRLWRKLHRVPAAVRARIAAALHALRPDHADQLAAVAQGAFGGGVEARESASRIGDRLHKLGHVMTAESRIGLYRLLMSSVHHPERLALSGQEPPTPLDTVSAWPAHLSFAEQAMAIDTLTYLPTDILAKVDRAAMAVSLETRMPFLDHHVVEFAWRVPASVRLPEGQSKALLRRLLDRYVPSALIDRPKQGFCAPVDHWLRGALRDWADALLRPSRLREEGFFDAAAVERLWRQHQTGRMNWQHQLWTVLMFQAWLEHQRAA is encoded by the coding sequence ATGTGCGGAATCGACGGCTTTCTGAATAGCGTCGCCTTCGATGAGGAGACAGCGCGCGGCACGCTCGCGCGAATGACGGCGAGCCTCGCGCATCGCGGGCCGGACGGGCAGGGCATCTGGGTCGACCCGGATGCCGGCATCGCGCTCGGCCACCGGCGGCTCGCGATCGTCGACCTGTCGGTGCACGGCCGGCAGCCGATGGCTTCCGCGTGCGGTCGCTACGTCCTCGTCTTCAACGGCGAAATCTACAACCATCGCGAACTGCGCGCGGAGCTCGAGCGCGCAGGGCGTGCACCGGCGTGGCGCGGTCACTCCGACAGCGAGGTGCTGATCGCGGCGATCGTCGCGTGGGGCGTCGAGGCCACGTTGCGCCGCGCGACCGGCATGTTCGCGTTCGCGCTGTGGAATCGCGCGTCGCGAGTGCTGACGCTCGCGCGCGACCGGATCGGCGAGAAGCCGCTCTACTACGGGCGGATCGGCGACGCGCTCGTGTTCGCGTCCGAGCTGAAGGCGTTGCGCGGCTACCCGGGCTTCGACGGCACGGTCGATCGCGACGCGCTGTGCCTGTACCTGCGCCAGTCGAGCGTGCCCGCGCCCTACACGATCTATCGCGGCATCCGCAAGCTGCCGCCCGGCACGTACATCCAGTTCGAACATGCGCGCGACACGCCGCGCCTGCGCGCGTACTGGACGCTCGAACAGGCGATCGAGGCGGGCCGCGCGCAGCCGTTCGAGGGCAGCGCCGACGAAGCCGTCGGCCAGCTCGACACGATCCTGCGCCAGGCCGTCGCGCGGCAGATGGAGGCCGACGTGCCGCTCGGCGCGTTCCTGTCGGGCGGCATCGATTCGTCGGCGATCGTCGCGCTGATGCAGGCGCAATCGGCGACGCCGGTCGACACGTTTACGATCGGCTTTCACGAGGCCGGCTACGACGAAGCCGGTTACGCGAAGGCCGTCGCGCGCCATCTCGGCACGCGCCATACCGAGCTTTACGTGACGGCCGACCATGCGCTCGGCGTCGTGCCGAAGCTGCCGTCGATCTATGACGAGCCGTTCTCCGATGCATCGCAGATCCCGACCTTTCTCGTCTCCGAACTGACGCGCCGGCACGTGAAGGTGAGCCTGTCCGGCGACGGCGGCGACGAATTGTTCGGCGGCTATACGCGCTACTTCCTGACGCCGCGCCTGTGGCGCAAGCTGCATCGCGTGCCGGCGGCGGTGCGTGCGCGGATCGCCGCCGCGCTGCACGCGTTGCGGCCCGATCACGCGGACCAGCTCGCGGCCGTCGCGCAGGGTGCGTTCGGCGGCGGTGTGGAAGCGCGCGAATCCGCGTCGCGTATCGGCGATCGCCTGCACAAGCTCGGCCATGTGATGACGGCCGAGAGCCGCATCGGGCTGTACCGGCTGCTGATGTCGTCGGTGCATCATCCGGAGCGCCTCGCGCTGTCGGGGCAGGAGCCGCCGACGCCGCTCGACACGGTGTCCGCGTGGCCCGCGCACCTGAGCTTTGCCGAGCAGGCGATGGCGATCGACACGCTCACGTACCTGCCGACCGACATTCTCGCGAAGGTCGATCGCGCGGCGATGGCCGTGAGCCTCGAGACGCGCATGCCGTTCCTCGATCATCACGTCGTCGAATTCGCGTGGCGCGTGCCGGCGTCGGTGCGCTTGCCGGAAGGGCAGTCGAAGGCGCTGCTGCGCCGGCTGCTCGACCGGTACGTGCCGTCCGCGCTGATCGACCGGCCGAAGCAGGGCTTCTGCGCGCCCGTCGATCACTGGCTGCGCGGCGCGCTGCGCGACTGGGCCGACGCGCTACTGCGGCCGTCGCGCCTGCGCGAAGAGGGCTTCTTCGATGCGGCGGCGGTGGAGCGGCTGTGGCGCCAGCACCAGACGGGCCGGATGAACTGGCAGCACCAGCTGTGGACGGTGCTGATGTTCCAGGCGTGGCTGGAACATCAGCGGGCGGCGTGA
- a CDS encoding EscU/YscU/HrcU family type III secretion system export apparatus switch protein, giving the protein MAEKDQKPTAKRLREAREKGDVPKSAETVSSAFFVGVCVALAVGIGSLFARVQALFRLVFDAVGAADPAARLAALIDGAARDWATLSAQIVAAGLLAGLLAGFVQVGGVMAWSRLVPQLSRLNPAEGMKNLWSLRNLVNLAKMLLKTALLVATLGWVIVESLDPSVQSGFTRPASILALIVKLLMLLFGWAALIYIVMALIDIVHQRHEFNQKMKMSIDEVRREHKEDEGDPHIQAKRRQLAREAQFASLPDRIGYASVVVYSPRVAVALYYGGMGSLPWVLARGEGDAAERIVRLARDALRPTLANVGLAQALYETTPENGTIQPQHFRAVAQLLKWATGAA; this is encoded by the coding sequence ATGGCCGAAAAGGACCAGAAGCCGACCGCGAAGCGCCTGCGCGAGGCGCGCGAGAAAGGCGACGTGCCGAAGAGCGCGGAAACGGTGTCGTCCGCGTTCTTCGTCGGCGTGTGCGTGGCGCTCGCGGTGGGCATCGGCTCGCTGTTCGCGCGCGTGCAGGCGCTGTTCCGGCTCGTGTTCGACGCGGTCGGCGCGGCCGATCCTGCCGCGCGGCTCGCGGCGCTGATCGACGGCGCCGCGCGCGACTGGGCGACGCTGTCCGCGCAGATCGTCGCGGCCGGCCTGCTGGCGGGGCTGCTCGCGGGCTTCGTGCAGGTGGGCGGCGTGATGGCGTGGAGCCGCCTCGTGCCGCAGTTGTCGCGGCTCAACCCGGCCGAGGGGATGAAGAACCTGTGGTCGCTGCGCAACCTCGTCAATCTCGCGAAGATGCTGCTGAAGACCGCGCTGCTCGTCGCGACGCTCGGCTGGGTGATCGTCGAGTCGCTCGATCCGTCGGTGCAGTCGGGTTTCACGCGACCGGCCTCGATCCTCGCGCTGATCGTGAAGCTGCTGATGCTGCTGTTCGGCTGGGCCGCGCTGATCTACATCGTGATGGCGCTGATCGACATCGTGCACCAGCGGCACGAGTTCAATCAGAAGATGAAGATGTCGATCGACGAAGTGCGGCGCGAGCACAAGGAGGACGAAGGCGATCCGCACATCCAGGCGAAGCGCCGCCAGCTCGCGCGCGAAGCGCAGTTCGCGTCGCTGCCCGACCGGATCGGCTATGCGTCGGTGGTCGTCTATTCGCCGCGCGTCGCGGTCGCGCTCTACTACGGCGGGATGGGCTCGCTGCCGTGGGTGCTCGCACGCGGCGAGGGCGACGCGGCCGAGCGGATCGTGCGGCTGGCCCGCGACGCGCTGCGCCCGACGCTCGCCAACGTCGGGCTCGCGCAGGCGCTGTACGAGACGACGCCCGAGAACGGCACGATCCAGCCGCAGCATTTCCGCGCGGTCGCGCAGTTGCTGAAATGGGCGACCGGCGCCGCTTGA
- the sctT gene encoding type III secretion system export apparatus subunit SctT: MLDQAAGFNDVAGMLRPLLYVMPRLLPIMFVVPVFNEQIITGLVRNGIAVVIAAFVAPTIDAAQVAALPFLMWCLLVAKEAMVGMLLAGAFSAVLFAIQGVGYLIDFQTGSGSAAFFDPMGGHEGGPTSGFLNFVAIALFVTAGGLQVLVQLFAQSYAWWPIGSLGPDFSSMLQTFIVRQTDTIFEWMVKLAAPVTIVLVLVELGIGLVGRAVPQLNIFVFSQPLKSALAVLMMILFLPVVYASLHSLLSPDSGLMALLRALFAAHGGG, encoded by the coding sequence ATGCTAGACCAGGCCGCGGGTTTCAACGACGTCGCCGGCATGCTGCGGCCGCTGCTCTACGTGATGCCGCGCCTGCTGCCGATCATGTTCGTCGTGCCGGTATTCAACGAGCAGATCATCACGGGCCTCGTGCGCAACGGGATCGCGGTCGTGATTGCCGCGTTCGTCGCGCCGACGATCGATGCCGCGCAGGTCGCCGCGCTGCCGTTCCTGATGTGGTGCCTGCTGGTCGCGAAGGAGGCGATGGTCGGCATGCTGCTCGCGGGCGCGTTCAGCGCGGTGCTGTTCGCGATCCAGGGCGTCGGCTACCTGATCGACTTCCAGACCGGCAGCGGCAGCGCCGCGTTCTTCGATCCGATGGGTGGCCACGAGGGCGGCCCGACTTCCGGATTCCTGAATTTCGTCGCGATCGCGCTGTTCGTCACGGCGGGCGGGTTGCAGGTGCTCGTGCAACTGTTTGCGCAGTCGTACGCATGGTGGCCGATCGGCTCGCTCGGCCCCGACTTCTCGTCGATGCTGCAAACCTTCATCGTGCGGCAGACCGATACGATCTTCGAATGGATGGTGAAGCTCGCGGCGCCGGTCACGATCGTGCTGGTGCTCGTCGAGCTGGGCATCGGCCTGGTCGGGCGCGCGGTGCCGCAGCTCAACATCTTCGTGTTCTCGCAGCCGCTGAAGAGCGCGCTCGCGGTGCTGATGATGATCCTGTTCCTGCCGGTGGTGTACGCGTCGCTGCATTCGCTGCTGAGCCCCGACAGCGGGCTGATGGCGTTGCTGCGCGCGCTGTTCGCCGCGCACGGCGGCGGCTGA
- the sctN gene encoding type III secretion system ATPase SctN: MNAPLDDPPPFGDDDGAPFDRGRLVGELDAGLAFFSPVSVQGRVNHAVGQILNATGIRARLGEICELRTPNQPTLLAEVVGFSRQTTLLTPLGDVAGLSPETTVVPSGREHVFPVGEALFGRVLDGLGRPLDDLGPVTGAAWVSTQQDPPNPLARKMIDTPFPTGVRVIDGLMTLGIGQRVGIFAPSGVGKSTLLGMIARGAQADVNVIALVGERGREVREFIEHSLSPEVRARSIVVVSTSDRPAMERVKSALVATAIAEHFRDAGKRVLLLVDSLTRFARAQREVGLASGEPPTRRSFPPSTFAVLPRLLERAGQGARGSITALYTVLVEGDEESDPIAEEVRSILDGHIVLSRKIALANRYPAIDVLASLSRVMPLVASRAHQHAAARVRELIAKYQEIELLVQIGEYREGSDRLGDLALRARDAIGAFCAQASDEDVRFDALLAKLTKLANDHV; encoded by the coding sequence ATGAACGCGCCGCTCGACGATCCGCCACCGTTCGGCGACGACGACGGCGCGCCGTTCGATCGCGGCCGCCTGGTCGGCGAACTCGACGCGGGGCTCGCGTTCTTCTCACCGGTGTCGGTGCAGGGCCGCGTCAACCACGCGGTCGGGCAGATATTGAACGCGACGGGCATCCGCGCGCGGCTCGGCGAGATCTGCGAGCTGCGCACGCCGAACCAGCCGACGCTGCTGGCCGAAGTGGTCGGCTTCTCGCGGCAGACGACGCTGCTCACGCCGCTCGGCGACGTGGCCGGGCTGTCGCCGGAAACCACCGTCGTGCCGTCCGGACGCGAGCACGTCTTTCCGGTGGGCGAGGCGCTGTTCGGCCGCGTGCTCGACGGGCTCGGCCGGCCGCTCGACGATCTCGGGCCGGTGACCGGCGCCGCGTGGGTCTCGACGCAGCAGGACCCGCCGAACCCGCTCGCGCGCAAGATGATCGACACGCCGTTTCCGACCGGCGTGCGGGTGATCGACGGGCTGATGACGCTCGGCATCGGGCAGCGCGTCGGCATCTTCGCGCCGTCGGGCGTCGGCAAGAGCACGCTGCTCGGGATGATCGCGCGCGGCGCGCAGGCCGACGTGAACGTGATCGCGCTGGTCGGCGAACGCGGCCGCGAGGTGCGCGAATTCATCGAGCACAGCCTGTCGCCCGAGGTGCGCGCGCGTTCGATCGTCGTCGTGTCGACGTCCGATCGCCCCGCGATGGAGCGCGTGAAATCCGCGCTGGTCGCGACCGCGATCGCCGAGCACTTCCGCGATGCGGGCAAGCGCGTGCTGCTGCTGGTCGATTCGCTGACGCGCTTTGCCCGCGCGCAGCGCGAAGTCGGCCTCGCGAGCGGCGAGCCGCCGACGCGGCGCAGCTTCCCGCCGTCGACGTTCGCGGTGCTGCCGCGGCTACTCGAACGCGCGGGGCAAGGCGCGCGCGGGTCGATCACCGCGCTCTACACGGTGCTCGTCGAAGGCGACGAGGAATCGGACCCGATCGCCGAGGAGGTGCGTTCGATCCTCGACGGCCACATCGTGCTGTCGCGCAAGATCGCGCTCGCGAACCGCTATCCGGCGATCGACGTGCTCGCGAGCCTGTCGCGCGTGATGCCGCTCGTCGCGAGTCGCGCGCACCAGCATGCGGCCGCGCGCGTGCGCGAGCTGATCGCGAAGTACCAGGAGATCGAGCTGCTGGTGCAGATCGGCGAGTATCGCGAAGGCAGCGACCGGCTCGGCGATCTCGCGCTGCGCGCGCGCGACGCGATCGGCGCGTTCTGCGCGCAGGCGTCGGACGAGGACGTGCGCTTCGACGCGCTGCTCGCAAAGCTGACGAAGCTGGCGAACGATCATGTCTGA
- the sctL gene encoding type III secretion system stator protein SctL yields the protein MGLAFLITSDNLQLLSERKVLKEREYAALLDASAVIATAHEEAARIVADAQREFDKRQAAGYDEGMRRAQREQAAQAYTQALAATRTMETMKDAMADIVVKAVRAIVGEMSSQKLYEAALARIAPLVRDEAFLIVRIAPGRKDEMRDALDGAFAGQSNRQKIRIVEDAQLERHACTVETPSGRIDASLDLQIDALRQAIRRDALKGAAR from the coding sequence ATGGGACTGGCTTTTCTGATCACGAGCGACAACCTGCAGCTACTGTCGGAACGCAAGGTGCTCAAGGAGCGCGAATACGCGGCGCTGCTCGACGCGTCCGCTGTGATCGCGACCGCGCATGAAGAGGCGGCGCGCATCGTCGCCGACGCGCAGCGCGAATTCGACAAGCGTCAGGCGGCCGGCTACGACGAAGGCATGCGCCGCGCGCAGCGCGAGCAGGCCGCGCAGGCGTACACGCAGGCGCTGGCCGCCACGCGCACGATGGAGACGATGAAGGACGCGATGGCCGATATCGTCGTGAAGGCCGTGCGCGCGATCGTCGGCGAGATGAGCTCGCAGAAGCTGTACGAGGCCGCGCTCGCGCGGATCGCGCCGCTCGTACGTGACGAGGCGTTCCTGATCGTGCGCATCGCGCCCGGCCGCAAGGACGAGATGCGCGACGCGCTCGACGGCGCGTTCGCGGGGCAGTCGAACCGGCAGAAGATCCGCATCGTCGAGGACGCGCAGCTCGAACGCCATGCGTGCACGGTCGAGACGCCGTCCGGGCGCATCGACGCGAGCCTCGATCTGCAGATCGACGCGTTGCGCCAGGCGATTCGCCGCGACGCGCTGAAGGGCGCCGCGCGATGA
- a CDS encoding SctK family type III secretion system sorting platform protein produces MSEPHALPPGEASVAAEAATLPWLHPLAPPPAARAAAFHALVCDFNLRPDRYLHVTRVPADWPARYRSPDTFGAAGRKLLARHLLDLNGVADRYDFDVANPCARLALLPGAALEQLAAYAGLLLHRAWLRDALAGRRIRAEVAARLGGDALELALERAPEFGALAETLEPWRADPAALPVVIRARGGRLLADFIGVAGDAVARRVRLKFNRAIDDEAPYWLNRAQRDQFGELMFLFLIPERLASWDWLF; encoded by the coding sequence ATGAGCGAGCCGCACGCGCTGCCGCCGGGCGAGGCGAGCGTCGCGGCCGAGGCGGCGACGCTGCCGTGGCTGCACCCGCTTGCGCCGCCGCCTGCCGCGCGCGCTGCCGCGTTTCATGCGCTCGTCTGCGACTTCAACCTGCGGCCCGACCGCTATCTGCATGTGACACGCGTGCCGGCCGACTGGCCTGCGCGCTACCGTTCGCCGGACACGTTCGGCGCGGCCGGCCGCAAGCTGCTCGCGCGGCACCTGCTAGACCTGAACGGCGTGGCCGACCGGTACGACTTCGACGTCGCGAACCCGTGTGCGCGACTCGCGCTGCTGCCGGGCGCGGCGCTCGAACAACTGGCCGCGTATGCGGGGCTGCTGCTGCATCGCGCATGGCTGCGCGACGCGCTGGCCGGGCGGCGCATCCGCGCGGAAGTCGCGGCGCGGCTCGGCGGCGATGCGCTCGAACTCGCGCTCGAACGCGCGCCGGAATTCGGTGCGCTCGCGGAAACGCTGGAACCGTGGCGCGCCGATCCCGCCGCGCTGCCGGTCGTGATCCGGGCGCGCGGCGGCCGGCTGCTCGCGGATTTCATCGGCGTGGCCGGCGACGCGGTCGCGCGGCGCGTGCGCCTGAAATTCAACCGCGCGATCGACGATGAGGCGCCGTACTGGCTGAACCGCGCGCAGCGCGACCAGTTCGGCGAACTGATGTTCCTGTTTCTGATTCCCGAGAGGCTTGCGTCATGGGACTGGCTTTTCTGA
- the sctJ gene encoding type III secretion system inner membrane ring lipoprotein SctJ — protein MTTIDSTPRMHAWRSRAARALLAGLLVLLAGCQKELYSGLSERDANQMVAVLGDAGISASKDNDARDTSDRNAWLVSVADGDMQAALTVLQANGLPKPSYASLGELFQKQGLVSTPAEERVRYLYGVSQDLSRTLQDIEGVVVARVQVVIPENDPLADKIKPSSAAVYIRYRPGVDLRAMAPMVKDLVAHSIEGLQYDNVSLFLQPAAARATRVDGIGSAVSDILRLRSPLGWLVFALILLTCAVIALSAARRGMFGARLAGLLGAPRGASGAGGAAAQQASGGLRTPDGARDGA, from the coding sequence ATGACGACGATCGATTCGACGCCGCGCATGCATGCGTGGCGCAGCCGGGCGGCGCGCGCGCTGCTCGCGGGGCTGCTCGTGCTGTTGGCCGGGTGCCAGAAGGAGTTGTACTCGGGCCTGTCGGAGCGCGACGCGAACCAGATGGTCGCGGTGCTCGGCGACGCGGGCATCAGCGCGTCGAAGGACAACGATGCGCGCGACACGTCGGACCGCAACGCATGGCTCGTGAGCGTCGCGGACGGCGACATGCAGGCGGCGCTCACGGTGCTGCAGGCGAACGGGCTGCCGAAGCCGAGCTATGCGAGCCTCGGCGAGCTGTTCCAGAAGCAGGGCCTCGTATCGACGCCGGCCGAGGAGCGCGTGCGCTACCTGTACGGCGTATCGCAGGATCTGTCGCGCACGCTGCAGGACATCGAGGGCGTGGTGGTCGCGCGCGTGCAGGTCGTGATTCCGGAGAACGATCCGCTCGCGGACAAGATCAAGCCGTCGTCGGCCGCGGTGTACATCCGCTACCGGCCGGGCGTCGACCTGCGCGCGATGGCGCCGATGGTCAAGGATCTCGTCGCGCACAGCATCGAGGGGCTGCAGTACGACAACGTGTCGCTGTTCCTGCAGCCGGCCGCCGCGCGCGCGACGCGCGTGGACGGGATCGGCAGCGCGGTGTCGGACATCCTGCGGCTGCGCTCGCCGCTCGGCTGGCTCGTGTTCGCGCTGATCCTGCTGACCTGTGCGGTGATCGCGCTGTCGGCCGCGCGGCGCGGGATGTTCGGCGCGCGGCTTGCGGGCCTGCTCGGTGCGCCGCGCGGTGCGAGCGGGGCGGGTGGTGCGGCCGCGCAGCAGGCCAGCGGCGGACTGCGTACGCCGGACGGCGCGCGCGACGGCGCATGA
- the sctD gene encoding type III secretion system inner membrane ring subunit SctD yields the protein MSTSIIDPHGDGALPGGAGSAGAGAAALASPWNLCFLSGPMYGRTMSLARGANWVGTAADCEVILPDREIGAKQVCLQVGALAVTVQNHGGDTGAPVLFNDEPLGSGRRSLTPNDVVTVGSIRLGIARHAQASVAVPDETDAPDAAREAAWLGWLTGGLRRLGSRRLVIALVALWIGVLLGALGYGFIAWSGRLPWQHESVLARTHRLQQLLHAYPELAVAPRDDGVIVSGYVSDPAARERVAQIVAGVDNAALGNLYVVSDLVATAQTYFSDTALTVTYLGRGRIELTGTAARAQIEPRIRNYMKDARPALEVVDHVRDADAAAPRTATTLGGTAGIPEITTVFAGDGDQRYIETVDGSRYFEGARLKEGASVVSIGPDEVVFERNGQRITMPLGGSSARAPEQAPTAPVAPLASGAAAGVAQPVPGPTLLPGEPTTPAVAAAGASKGATH from the coding sequence ATGTCGACGAGCATCATTGATCCGCACGGCGACGGCGCATTGCCCGGCGGCGCGGGAAGCGCGGGGGCCGGTGCGGCCGCGCTCGCGTCGCCATGGAACCTGTGCTTCCTGAGCGGGCCGATGTACGGCCGCACGATGTCGCTCGCGCGCGGCGCGAACTGGGTCGGCACGGCGGCCGACTGCGAAGTGATCCTGCCCGATCGAGAGATCGGCGCGAAACAGGTGTGCCTGCAGGTCGGCGCGCTTGCGGTGACGGTGCAGAACCACGGCGGCGACACCGGCGCGCCGGTGCTGTTCAACGACGAGCCGCTCGGCAGCGGCCGCCGCTCGCTGACGCCGAACGACGTCGTGACGGTCGGCTCGATCCGGCTCGGCATCGCGCGGCATGCGCAGGCGAGCGTCGCGGTGCCCGACGAAACCGATGCGCCGGACGCCGCGCGTGAAGCGGCATGGCTCGGCTGGCTCACGGGCGGGCTGCGGCGGCTGGGCAGCCGGCGGCTCGTGATCGCGCTGGTCGCGCTGTGGATCGGCGTGCTGCTCGGCGCGCTCGGCTACGGATTCATCGCATGGTCGGGGCGGCTGCCGTGGCAGCACGAATCGGTGCTCGCGCGCACGCACCGGCTGCAGCAACTGCTGCACGCGTATCCGGAGCTGGCGGTCGCGCCGCGCGACGACGGCGTGATCGTGTCGGGCTACGTGAGCGACCCGGCCGCGCGCGAGCGGGTCGCGCAGATCGTCGCGGGCGTCGACAACGCGGCGCTCGGCAACCTCTACGTGGTCAGCGATCTGGTCGCGACCGCGCAGACCTATTTCAGCGACACGGCACTGACGGTCACGTATCTCGGCCGCGGCCGGATCGAGCTGACGGGCACGGCCGCGCGCGCGCAGATCGAGCCGCGCATCCGCAACTACATGAAGGACGCGCGCCCGGCGCTCGAGGTGGTCGATCACGTGCGCGATGCCGATGCGGCGGCGCCGCGCACGGCGACGACGCTCGGCGGCACGGCGGGCATTCCGGAGATCACGACCGTGTTCGCCGGCGACGGCGATCAACGCTACATCGAGACGGTCGACGGCAGCCGCTATTTCGAAGGCGCGCGGCTGAAGGAGGGCGCGAGCGTCGTGTCGATCGGCCCGGACGAAGTGGTGTTCGAGCGCAACGGCCAGCGCATCACGATGCCGCTCGGCGGCTCGTCGGCGCGTGCGCCCGAGCAGGCGCCGACGGCGCCCGTGGCGCCGCTCGCAAGCGGCGCGGCGGCGGGCGTCGCGCAGCCGGTGCCGGGGCCGACGCTGTTGCCGGGCGAGCCGACGACGCCGGCCGTCGCGGCGGCCGGCGCGTCGAAGGGCGCGACGCACTAG